The Methanosphaera sp. BMS genome contains a region encoding:
- a CDS encoding undecaprenyl-diphosphate phosphatase, with product MIFLLDLLSAIILGAVQGLAEFLPISSSGHLVIVPALLGVETTLAFDTVLHIGTLIAIFTFFWKDIIDLIKGFILSLIDLSEGVDKFIGGLKKSPQKRFSWLIIVGSIPTAFIGLFLKDAIESIFRGTLFVGIFLIITGLLLYYSERQRHGTIKEDRMSFVQAIIIGICQGLAVLPGISRSGATISSGLCLGLEREYAARYSFLLSIPAVLGAGVLQIKDIATIDVSFIVLIAGFLSSVIFGYLAIKLLMKMIKGWSLNIFAFYCWIVGILTVIFSIIV from the coding sequence GTGATTTTTTTGTTAGATTTACTTTCAGCTATCATTTTGGGTGCTGTTCAGGGATTGGCTGAATTTTTACCGATAAGTAGTTCGGGACATTTGGTAATAGTACCGGCATTACTTGGAGTTGAAACAACCTTAGCATTTGATACCGTGTTACATATCGGTACATTGATTGCCATATTCACATTCTTCTGGAAGGATATAATTGATCTTATTAAGGGATTTATATTGAGTTTAATAGATTTATCAGAAGGTGTGGATAAGTTTATAGGAGGATTGAAGAAGTCTCCACAAAAAAGGTTTTCGTGGCTAATCATCGTCGGTAGTATTCCAACAGCATTTATTGGATTATTCCTGAAGGATGCTATAGAAAGCATTTTTAGAGGAACATTATTTGTAGGTATATTCCTGATAATTACAGGACTTCTGTTATATTACTCAGAAAGACAAAGACATGGTACAATAAAAGAAGATAGAATGTCCTTTGTTCAAGCAATAATTATTGGTATTTGTCAAGGTTTAGCTGTTTTACCGGGTATATCAAGATCAGGAGCTACAATTTCATCCGGTTTATGTCTGGGATTAGAAAGGGAATATGCTGCCCGTTACAGTTTCCTATTATCAATACCTGCAGTTTTAGGTGCTGGTGTTTTACAGATAAAGGATATTGCAACTATTGACGTTTCATTTATCGTGCTAATTGCAGGATTCTTATCCTCTGTGATATTCGGATATCTTGCAATAAAGTTACTTATGAAAATGATTAAAGGTTGGAGCTTAAACATCTTTGCATTTTACTGTTGGATTGTTGGTATATTAACAGTGATATTCTCAATAATAGTATAG
- a CDS encoding class I SAM-dependent methyltransferase — translation MGFFDNMRKPQGKLGNIQLKSMNKEHTPVSLWGLKHLNIKSDDIILDIGCGGGININRMAKDAKKVYGIDYSIESVKLSKKVNEKFIEEQKVEIIEGNVEKLPFEDNTFDIVTAFETVYFWPNIEKCFGEVKRILKPGGTFLIGLETNGSDNFIMKFWKNFIDMETYNDKEITTFLENNNYAEITVYLRDGKNKKEIIKSNGIEKIVDDDYDKASFSDKFLQWMTVVARK, via the coding sequence ATGGGATTTTTTGACAACATGCGTAAACCACAAGGAAAACTTGGAAACATACAACTAAAATCAATGAACAAAGAACACACCCCCGTTTCACTATGGGGACTAAAGCACTTAAACATAAAATCAGATGATATAATATTAGATATCGGTTGTGGTGGTGGAATAAACATAAATAGAATGGCAAAAGATGCCAAAAAAGTTTATGGTATAGATTACAGTATAGAAAGCGTTAAACTATCCAAAAAAGTAAATGAAAAATTCATTGAAGAACAAAAAGTAGAAATCATTGAGGGAAATGTTGAAAAACTACCCTTTGAAGACAATACATTTGATATAGTCACGGCATTTGAAACAGTTTATTTCTGGCCAAATATCGAAAAATGCTTTGGTGAAGTAAAAAGAATCCTGAAACCGGGAGGAACATTTTTAATCGGACTGGAAACAAACGGATCAGATAATTTCATAATGAAATTCTGGAAAAATTTCATAGATATGGAGACATATAATGATAAAGAAATCACAACTTTTCTAGAAAATAACAACTATGCTGAAATTACTGTTTATTTAAGGGATGGAAAGAACAAAAAAGAGATAATTAAATCAAACGGTATTGAAAAAATTGTAGATGATGACTATGATAAAGCATCATTTTCAGATAAATTCCTGCAATGGATGACAGTAGTGGCAAGGAAGTGA
- a CDS encoding class I SAM-dependent methyltransferase — MNNYEGVEDTLFIPLTARINISKRFPEYFYDKKALEMEYLIKNSSIEKKSSEYTLMASVSRNYNLDEITQNFIDKHEKCNIVNLGVGLETSYFRLNRKDSLFYEVDLPEVIDLRQKYIKAGENEKYIKGDLFELEWCNELDTSIPTLMIASGVFQYFHEKDILSFIENIKSIFEKAELVFDATNKFGIKYSNIYVKRTGNKSALMYFYIKNPKEFAKKCNCELIECRGFYKDALGLLSKKLGIYTKISMKIADRQKNAMIITLKIS; from the coding sequence ATGAATAATTATGAAGGTGTAGAAGATACACTGTTTATACCACTGACGGCAAGAATTAATATTTCAAAAAGATTTCCAGAATATTTTTATGATAAAAAAGCGTTGGAAATGGAATATTTAATAAAAAACAGCTCTATTGAAAAAAAATCATCCGAATATACATTGATGGCTTCTGTTTCAAGAAATTATAATTTAGACGAAATAACACAAAATTTCATAGATAAACATGAAAAATGTAATATCGTCAATTTAGGAGTAGGTCTTGAAACATCATATTTTAGACTCAACAGAAAAGACTCATTGTTTTATGAAGTCGATTTGCCTGAAGTGATTGACCTGAGACAAAAATACATTAAAGCAGGTGAAAACGAAAAATACATAAAAGGAGACTTATTTGAACTAGAATGGTGTAATGAATTAGATACAAGCATTCCAACACTAATGATAGCCTCGGGAGTTTTCCAGTACTTCCATGAAAAGGACATACTATCTTTCATCGAAAATATTAAAAGTATTTTTGAAAAAGCAGAACTGGTATTTGATGCAACAAACAAATTCGGAATAAAATACTCAAACATTTATGTCAAAAGAACAGGTAACAAATCGGCTTTAATGTATTTTTATATAAAAAATCCAAAAGAATTTGCAAAAAAATGCAATTGTGAATTAATAGAATGCAGAGGATTTTATAAGGATGCTTTGGGATTGCTTTCAAAAAAATTAGGAATATACACTAAAATATCAATGAAAATAGCTGATAGACAAAAAAATGCAATGATAATAACTCTTAAAATATCTTAA
- a CDS encoding bifunctional N(6)-L-threonylcarbamoyladenine synthase/serine/threonine protein kinase, which produces MICLGIEGTAEKTGIGIVDSDGNILATCGDQLYPEVGGIHPRDAANFHAEHIVPLINDALDESGLSLDDIDLISFSKGPGLGPALRTVATAARSLSQHINVPLIGVNHCIGHVEIGKLTTGAVNPVTLYTSGGNTQIISYEAGRYRIIGETLDIAIGNCLDQFSRSIGLGHPGGPIVEKHAEKTDESVELPYVVKGMDLSFSGILTSAINKYNQGVDLDVVCNSFQETCFSMLCEVTERALSYTNKNEVLLCGGVAANRKLRSMLEVMCDEHYVDFYMPPMKYCGDNGSMIARLGLLAYTDELSGIENSYINPKYRTDQVNVTWIKDIPTTSITLPKNISFKGAEADILDAMWDDKEVIIKHRLKKNYRNSKLDDKLRLERTKKEAKLISDSKELGVKTPYIYSIDLENKSIIEEKINATKLHDVIINADDKNNLQKLFNLIGKDVSKLHDGEIIHGDLTTENILIDNKKPVFIDFGLGRYSNLIEDKGTDLLVFKKSLTTIVPDYYEELFNYFIEGYDNNDVFKKIEEIESRGRYL; this is translated from the coding sequence ATGATTTGTTTAGGTATTGAAGGAACGGCTGAAAAAACAGGTATTGGTATAGTGGATAGTGACGGAAATATATTGGCCACATGTGGCGACCAACTATATCCGGAAGTAGGTGGCATTCATCCAAGGGATGCTGCTAACTTTCACGCAGAACACATAGTTCCACTAATAAATGATGCATTAGATGAGTCTGGTCTGTCATTGGATGATATTGATTTAATATCCTTCTCCAAAGGACCCGGACTGGGACCGGCATTACGTACCGTGGCAACAGCCGCTAGAAGTTTATCTCAACATATTAACGTACCATTGATAGGTGTAAATCACTGTATAGGACACGTTGAAATAGGTAAGTTAACAACTGGGGCAGTAAATCCGGTGACATTATATACCAGTGGAGGAAATACTCAAATAATCAGCTACGAGGCTGGCAGATATAGAATAATAGGTGAAACATTGGACATAGCCATAGGAAACTGCCTTGACCAATTTTCAAGAAGCATAGGACTGGGTCATCCTGGAGGTCCAATAGTAGAAAAGCACGCAGAAAAAACCGATGAATCAGTAGAACTGCCCTATGTAGTTAAGGGGATGGATCTGTCATTTTCAGGAATATTAACCAGTGCTATCAACAAGTATAACCAGGGAGTGGACTTGGATGTAGTATGTAACAGTTTTCAAGAAACATGTTTTTCAATGCTGTGTGAGGTAACCGAAAGGGCTCTCAGCTATACAAACAAAAACGAGGTCTTACTGTGTGGTGGAGTAGCCGCTAACAGGAAGCTACGAAGTATGCTTGAAGTAATGTGTGATGAACACTACGTTGATTTCTACATGCCGCCTATGAAGTACTGTGGTGATAACGGGTCTATGATAGCAAGGCTAGGACTGCTTGCATATACAGATGAATTATCCGGTATAGAAAACAGTTATATCAATCCAAAGTATAGGACAGACCAAGTTAACGTAACCTGGATTAAGGATATTCCAACAACCAGCATAACCTTACCCAAAAACATATCATTCAAGGGAGCAGAAGCAGACATACTGGATGCTATGTGGGATGATAAGGAAGTCATAATCAAACATAGACTAAAGAAGAATTACAGAAACAGTAAACTGGATGATAAATTAAGACTTGAAAGAACCAAAAAGGAAGCCAAGTTAATATCCGATTCCAAAGAGCTTGGAGTAAAAACACCATATATCTATTCCATCGATTTGGAAAACAAGTCTATAATAGAAGAAAAAATCAACGCAACTAAGCTGCATGATGTAATAATAAACGCCGATGATAAGAACAATTTACAGAAATTATTTAACTTGATAGGCAAGGACGTTTCAAAATTACATGATGGAGAAATAATACATGGGGACTTAACAACAGAAAATATATTGATTGACAATAAAAAGCCAGTATTTATCGATTTTGGACTGGGAAGGTATAGTAATCTCATAGAGGATAAGGGAACTGACCTGTTGGTATTTAAGAAGTCACTCACAACAATAGTGCCTGACTATTATGAGGAATTGTTCAATTACTTCATTGAAGGCTATGATAATAATGACGTATTTAAAAAAATAGAAGAAATAGAATCAAGGGGCAGATATCTTTAG
- the cobT gene encoding nicotinate mononucleotide-dependent phosphoribosyltransferase CobT has translation MVDNVKIFGSDKVLKELEKSENMLFACVLGNTAVSKIEGISGAGGSPEMTPYTPALDVELMLRNEALSLPEIAITESDEVPAPTPGLLTKTTYELLNMPFVAVSAGLEVEPKTSYISLNGQPGGDLREGKGVPNPKEIFDNAVECGRFLSQIADHLMIGESTPAGTTTAQGVLTALGYDVEGKVSGCMIHNPHELKTSVVNAALEKNNVKAGDLKDDAFKAVEIAGDPTIIAAAGMAIGSSVPVTLAGGTQMTAVLAVIKSIKPDFDFSNIAIATTVYVANDETSNILDIVNQIADVAVYAADPKMENSSNPGLASFAQGSVKEGVGAGGSVLYAYLNGITPEEYLAKLEELTAKVFG, from the coding sequence ATGGTAGACAACGTAAAAATATTCGGATCAGACAAAGTACTAAAAGAACTTGAAAAATCAGAGAACATGTTATTTGCATGTGTACTTGGTAACACAGCGGTATCAAAAATCGAGGGAATAAGCGGAGCAGGTGGATCACCTGAAATGACACCATACACTCCGGCATTAGACGTGGAGTTAATGCTGAGAAATGAAGCTTTAAGTCTTCCGGAAATTGCAATAACAGAATCAGATGAAGTACCAGCACCAACACCTGGTCTATTGACAAAAACAACATATGAACTATTGAATATGCCATTTGTAGCAGTTAGTGCAGGTCTAGAAGTAGAACCTAAAACATCATACATCAGCTTAAACGGTCAGCCTGGTGGAGACTTAAGGGAAGGAAAAGGTGTTCCAAATCCAAAGGAAATCTTTGACAACGCGGTTGAATGCGGTAGATTCCTATCACAAATAGCAGATCATTTAATGATTGGTGAATCAACACCGGCAGGTACAACTACAGCACAGGGAGTATTAACGGCACTTGGTTATGACGTGGAAGGAAAAGTAAGTGGATGTATGATTCATAATCCTCATGAACTAAAAACAAGCGTTGTAAATGCGGCATTGGAAAAAAATAATGTCAAGGCTGGAGACTTGAAAGATGATGCATTTAAAGCTGTGGAAATTGCCGGAGATCCTACAATCATAGCAGCAGCTGGTATGGCAATAGGCAGTAGTGTACCTGTTACCCTTGCAGGTGGTACTCAGATGACAGCGGTATTAGCAGTTATCAAATCAATAAAACCAGACTTTGACTTCTCAAATATTGCAATAGCAACAACAGTATATGTAGCTAACGATGAAACATCAAACATATTGGATATTGTCAATCAGATAGCTGATGTGGCAGTGTATGCAGCTGATCCTAAAATGGAAAATTCATCAAACCCAGGACTTGCCAGTTTTGCACAGGGTTCAGTTAAAGAAGGAGTAGGTGCTGGTGGTAGCGTATTGTATGCTTACTTAAATGGAATTACCCCAGAGGAATACCTTGCAAAACTTGAAGAATTAACAGCAAAAGTATTCGGATAA
- a CDS encoding XTP/dITP diphosphatase: MRVTFITGNEHKVKEARGIFEKFGIEVDHENPGYPEIQGSIEEVAAYGAKYVADLLDKPVIVDDTGLFIRALNDFPGTYSSYVQDTITNKGIIKLLEDKQDRYAEFRSCIGYCAPNCEPETFLGTVSGEILSEEKGNNGFAYDPLFYVKKYDKTFGELTTDEKNECSHRRISMEKFAKWYSDR; the protein is encoded by the coding sequence ATGAGGGTAACATTTATTACTGGTAACGAACATAAAGTTAAAGAGGCAAGAGGTATTTTCGAAAAATTCGGTATAGAAGTTGACCATGAAAATCCAGGTTATCCGGAGATTCAAGGTTCAATTGAAGAGGTTGCGGCATATGGAGCAAAGTATGTTGCTGACTTACTTGATAAACCGGTTATAGTAGATGATACTGGCCTATTTATACGTGCCCTTAATGATTTTCCAGGTACATATTCATCATATGTCCAGGATACTATAACAAATAAGGGTATAATAAAATTACTTGAAGACAAACAGGACAGATACGCCGAATTCAGGTCATGTATTGGTTATTGTGCACCCAATTGTGAACCCGAGACTTTTTTAGGCACTGTTTCTGGAGAAATTTTATCAGAAGAAAAAGGTAACAATGGATTTGCATATGATCCACTCTTCTATGTCAAAAAATACGATAAGACATTCGGAGAGCTTACTACTGATGAAAAGAATGAATGTTCACATAGAAGAATATCAATGGAGAAGTTTGCCAAATGGTATTCTGATAGATAG
- a CDS encoding 30S ribosomal protein S15 → MAEAPNWVEQSPEEIEEIITKLYKEGQSTSQIGITLRDQYGIPSTKVVVGEKITDILKRNGEDFEYPEDLLNLIKRAVNIREHMEENPKDLHSRRGLMKIESKIRRLVKYYTKNNVLPEGWRYDPKTAALLVK, encoded by the coding sequence ATGGCAGAAGCACCAAATTGGGTAGAACAAAGCCCTGAAGAAATTGAAGAAATCATTACAAAATTATACAAAGAAGGACAAAGTACCAGTCAAATAGGTATTACATTAAGAGACCAATATGGTATTCCAAGTACAAAAGTAGTAGTTGGAGAAAAAATTACAGACATATTAAAAAGAAATGGTGAAGACTTCGAATATCCTGAAGACTTGCTTAACTTAATTAAAAGAGCTGTAAACATAAGAGAACACATGGAAGAAAACCCTAAAGATCTTCACTCAAGAAGAGGTTTAATGAAAATTGAATCTAAAATCAGAAGACTTGTAAAATACTACACCAAAAACAATGTTCTTCCTGAAGGATGGAGATATGATCCAAAAACAGCAGCACTCCTTGTTAAATAG
- a CDS encoding DHH family phosphoesterase, with the protein MIQKQQHSLLNRADDACDLIRSHIEKQHVVRIISHNDADGLTSAGILANAITKAGGRFHVTILPRLRNSNVKELTKSRYKLFIFSDMGSGCLDSISKLKGDVVVADHHQVPDGGDYEIESENNTMIHVNPHIFNIDGTKDVSGSGLSYLSVHGFEYYELAGLALTGAYGDMQFKNGPTGINKLILDEAVEHDTMTVKDDLKLAYANSQNLQKSLCYTYTPVLNELSGDMDKCGEFLDNLNIPRDKLLSQLSQDEYDKLKSELTNINEDIYGKVYHIPNIRKELSNIEEYSNLLNACGKNKEYTAAISIELSKYNQMDYALRLLSDYANTMQKGIEWIKREGSVEKSHIQYIYTEDKQQKQVASAVSSIGIELGILPDKPILSLMKMDNLVKVSSRTTDNMVNKGVNLGQIMNQASNNFNGSGGGHNIAAGATIPFDQMDNFINLVNEMVEYQIKQ; encoded by the coding sequence ATGATCCAAAAACAGCAGCACTCCTTGTTAAATAGGGCTGATGATGCTTGTGATCTTATAAGATCACATATTGAAAAACAGCACGTTGTGAGAATTATCTCTCACAATGATGCTGATGGACTGACATCTGCCGGAATACTGGCTAATGCCATTACAAAGGCAGGTGGTAGATTCCATGTTACGATATTACCACGTCTTAGAAACAGTAACGTTAAGGAACTTACTAAGTCAAGGTATAAATTATTTATTTTCTCAGATATGGGTAGTGGATGCTTAGATAGTATATCAAAGTTAAAGGGTGATGTTGTAGTAGCAGATCATCATCAGGTTCCTGATGGTGGTGACTATGAGATAGAATCCGAGAATAATACTATGATTCATGTAAATCCGCATATTTTTAACATAGATGGAACCAAGGATGTTAGTGGTTCAGGACTATCCTACTTATCGGTACATGGCTTTGAATATTATGAATTAGCCGGTCTTGCACTAACAGGTGCATATGGTGATATGCAATTTAAGAATGGTCCAACAGGTATTAATAAACTTATTTTAGATGAAGCCGTCGAACATGATACGATGACTGTTAAGGATGACTTGAAATTGGCATATGCTAATAGTCAGAATTTACAGAAATCTCTTTGTTATACATATACGCCTGTTTTAAATGAATTATCAGGTGATATGGACAAGTGTGGTGAATTTTTAGATAATTTGAATATTCCTAGGGATAAACTGTTAAGTCAATTATCACAGGATGAATATGATAAACTTAAGAGTGAATTAACCAATATCAACGAGGACATCTATGGCAAAGTGTACCATATTCCCAACATAAGGAAAGAACTATCAAATATTGAAGAATACTCTAATTTATTAAACGCTTGCGGTAAGAACAAGGAGTATACCGCTGCCATAAGTATTGAATTGTCCAAGTATAATCAGATGGATTATGCACTTAGGTTACTATCCGATTATGCAAATACCATGCAAAAGGGTATTGAGTGGATTAAGCGTGAAGGAAGTGTTGAAAAAAGTCATATTCAATACATCTACACAGAGGACAAACAGCAAAAGCAGGTGGCAAGTGCCGTTAGCAGCATAGGTATTGAATTGGGTATACTGCCGGATAAGCCTATTCTAAGCTTGATGAAAATGGATAATTTAGTTAAAGTTTCATCCAGAACTACTGACAATATGGTCAACAAGGGAGTTAATTTAGGTCAAATAATGAACCAAGCATCAAATAACTTTAACGGTTCAGGTGGAGGTCATAACATAGCCGCCGGTGCAACTATACCATTTGACCAGATGGATAATTTCATTAACCTGGTTAATGAAATGGTTGAATATCAAATAAAACAATAA
- a CDS encoding aconitase X catalytic domain-containing protein — protein MQLTKYEEDMINGEYGEAKAECMEILVSLGKIYDAEKMIPITSAQVSGVSYKTIGDAGLDFVVDLGKKADICLECMLNPAGVDIENWKELGFSEEFTKKQIEIIKGYESIGVMSTCTCTPYLIGNTPMLNDHIAWSESSAVCYANSVIGARTNREGGPSALLAAIVGRTPYYSNHIKDNRKADMIFNVDYDFKNESEIGALGYYVGQIVNDKKPYFKLNNNPGRNNLKLLGAALASSGAVSMYHAENITPEYEFAKNHDNFDELEVFEVDEKIIKDNIEQLTTTDKTPDLVCLGCPHASITEIQKVAKLLKGKKLSKDLWICTSKAIKSIAQQCGYLDIIEEAGGRIVSDTCMVVAPVEDLDYEVIGVNSAKAANYVPNMCKLDVVYDTCENLIDKIIKQ, from the coding sequence ATGCAACTTACTAAGTATGAAGAAGATATGATAAATGGTGAATATGGAGAAGCTAAAGCAGAGTGTATGGAAATTCTTGTAAGTTTAGGAAAGATTTATGATGCTGAAAAAATGATTCCGATTACATCAGCTCAGGTATCAGGAGTAAGCTATAAGACAATTGGAGATGCAGGTCTTGATTTTGTAGTGGATTTAGGAAAAAAGGCTGATATCTGCCTTGAATGTATGCTAAACCCTGCAGGTGTAGACATTGAAAACTGGAAGGAACTGGGCTTTAGTGAAGAATTTACTAAAAAACAGATTGAAATTATAAAAGGATATGAAAGCATAGGAGTTATGAGCACCTGTACATGTACACCATACCTTATAGGAAATACACCTATGTTAAACGATCATATAGCATGGAGTGAATCATCCGCAGTATGTTACGCCAATAGTGTTATTGGTGCACGAACAAACCGTGAAGGTGGACCAAGTGCACTTCTTGCCGCTATAGTAGGCAGAACACCATATTACTCCAATCATATCAAGGATAACCGTAAGGCGGACATGATATTTAATGTAGATTATGATTTTAAGAATGAATCTGAAATCGGTGCATTGGGCTATTATGTAGGTCAAATTGTCAATGATAAAAAACCATACTTTAAATTAAACAATAATCCGGGCAGAAATAACCTTAAATTATTAGGTGCAGCACTTGCATCCAGTGGTGCAGTGAGCATGTATCATGCAGAAAACATTACCCCTGAATATGAGTTTGCCAAAAATCATGATAACTTTGATGAACTGGAAGTATTTGAAGTTGATGAAAAAATCATCAAGGACAACATTGAACAGTTGACCACTACCGATAAGACACCTGACCTGGTTTGTCTAGGTTGTCCTCATGCATCCATCACCGAAATACAGAAGGTTGCAAAACTTCTTAAAGGTAAAAAATTATCCAAGGATTTATGGATATGTACATCAAAGGCCATCAAATCAATAGCACAGCAATGCGGATACCTTGACATTATTGAAGAAGCAGGTGGAAGGATAGTATCTGATACATGTATGGTTGTTGCACCTGTTGAGGATTTAGACTATGAGGTTATCGGAGTAAATTCTGCAAAGGCTGCAAATTATGTCCCAAACATGTGCAAATTGGATGTTGTCTATGACACATGCGAAAATTTAATTGATAAAATTATCAAACAATAA
- a CDS encoding DUF5654 family protein produces MADEVHKEILKTISVLMTTAFAFVAGSAWNGAIEALITQVIGESGSAVTGMLIYAVVVTIVAVVVTLFIGRLVGKAGIDIDE; encoded by the coding sequence ATGGCTGATGAAGTACATAAAGAAATTCTAAAAACTATATCTGTCCTTATGACTACTGCATTTGCTTTTGTAGCTGGTTCTGCTTGGAATGGAGCTATTGAAGCATTAATTACACAAGTTATTGGAGAATCAGGTTCTGCAGTTACAGGAATGTTAATTTATGCTGTTGTTGTAACTATAGTTGCAGTTGTAGTAACCTTATTCATAGGTAGATTAGTTGGTAAAGCAGGAATCGATATAGACGAATAA